The Streptomyces luteogriseus genome includes a window with the following:
- a CDS encoding OB-fold nucleic acid binding domain-containing protein: MSAVPRSEKPVGRFRRMLDRLSSSQEDLESEELREDTETTGCIRIGDCQDRQIVTVTGTLRTVTLRPRAGVPALEAELFDGSAALDVVWLGRRSIVGIEPGRKLIASGRVSMSRGRRVLFNPKYELRPLGRE; the protein is encoded by the coding sequence ATGAGTGCTGTTCCTCGTTCCGAAAAGCCGGTGGGCCGGTTCCGGCGCATGCTCGACCGGCTCTCCTCGTCGCAGGAGGACCTGGAGTCCGAGGAGCTGCGGGAGGACACCGAGACCACCGGCTGCATCCGGATCGGAGACTGCCAGGACCGGCAGATAGTGACGGTTACTGGTACCTTGCGCACGGTCACCCTTCGGCCGCGCGCCGGAGTCCCGGCCCTGGAGGCCGAGCTGTTCGACGGCTCCGCCGCGCTGGACGTGGTGTGGCTCGGCAGGCGCTCCATCGTGGGGATAGAGCCCGGGCGCAAGCTGATCGCATCGGGCCGGGTCTCGATGAGCCGGGGCCGCCGGGTGCTGTTCAATCCCAAGTACGAACTGAGACCCCTCGGACGGGAGTAG
- a CDS encoding response regulator codes for MTRVLVVDDEPQIVRALVINLRARAYEVDAAHDGATALKLAAARHPDVVVLDLGLPDLDGVEVIRGLRGWTRVPILVLSARHSSDEKVEALDAGADDYVTKPFGMDELLARLRAAVRRAEPAGGVEGDVIVDTGEFTVDLAAKKVNRAGKDVRLTPTEWHLLEVLVRNSGRLVGQKQLLQEVWGPSYGTETNYLRVYMAQLRRKLEADPSHPKHFVTEPGMGYRFEK; via the coding sequence ATGACCCGCGTCCTCGTGGTCGACGACGAGCCGCAGATCGTGCGCGCCCTCGTGATCAACCTCAGGGCACGTGCGTACGAGGTCGACGCGGCCCATGACGGCGCCACCGCCCTGAAGCTCGCGGCCGCACGCCACCCCGACGTGGTCGTCCTCGACCTCGGGCTGCCCGACCTGGACGGCGTCGAGGTGATCAGGGGCCTGCGCGGCTGGACCCGGGTGCCGATCCTGGTGCTGTCCGCCCGGCACTCCTCAGACGAGAAGGTCGAGGCGCTGGACGCGGGCGCCGACGACTACGTCACCAAGCCCTTCGGCATGGACGAGCTGCTGGCGCGGCTGCGGGCCGCCGTCCGCCGGGCCGAACCGGCGGGAGGCGTCGAGGGCGACGTGATCGTCGACACCGGCGAGTTCACCGTCGACCTGGCCGCGAAGAAGGTCAACCGCGCCGGCAAGGACGTACGGCTGACCCCCACGGAGTGGCACCTGCTGGAGGTCCTCGTGCGCAACAGCGGCCGCCTGGTCGGGCAGAAGCAGCTGCTCCAGGAGGTGTGGGGTCCGTCGTACGGGACGGAGACGAACTATCTGCGCGTGTACATGGCGCAGTTGCGGCGGAAGCTGGAGGCGGATCCCTCGCACCCGAAGCACTTCGTCACCGAGCCGGGCATGGGCTATCGGTTCGAGAAATAG
- a CDS encoding APC family permease, producing MSKLTDVPKRILIGRALRSDRLGETLLPKRIALPVFASDPLSSVAYAPGEVLLVLSIAGVTAYHFSPWIAVAVVVLMFTVVASYRQNVHAYPSGGGDYEVANTNLGPKAGLTVASALLVDYVLTVAVSISSGIENLGSAIPFVVEHKVLCAIGVIVLLTLMNLRGVKESGSLFAIPTYIFVAGVFTMIAWGAFRGLVLDDTMRAPTADYAIKPEHGGLAGFALVFLLLRAFSSGCAALTGVEAISNGVPAFRKPKSKNAATTLAAMGLLAVTMFCGIIALAAATDVRMAENPAEDLIHNGVPLGPDYVQNPVISQVAEAVFGKGSFLFIILAAATALVLFLAANTAYNGFPLLGSILAQDRYLPRQLHTRGDRLAFSNGIVLLAGAAGLLVGIYGADSTRLIQLYIVGVFVSFTLSQTGMVRHWNRHLAAEKDQAKRRHMIRSRAINAFGAFFTGLVLVVVLLTKFTHGAWVALLGMVIFYATMTAIRKHYDRVAAEIAAPEGPSDDLVRPSRVHSVVLISKIHRPALRALAYAKLMRSDSLEALSVNVDPAEIKALREEWERRGIDVPLKILDSPYREITRPIIEYVKSLRKESPRDAVSVIIPEYVVGHWYEHLLHNQSALRLKGRLLFTPGIMVTSVPYQLQSSEAAKRRARRQQDWNAPGSVRRGPAQVRSKESSEPKS from the coding sequence GTGTCCAAACTGACCGACGTGCCCAAACGGATCCTGATCGGGCGCGCACTGCGCAGCGACCGGCTGGGCGAAACGCTCCTGCCGAAGCGCATCGCACTCCCCGTCTTCGCCTCCGACCCGCTGTCCTCCGTGGCGTACGCGCCCGGCGAGGTGCTGCTGGTCCTGTCGATCGCGGGTGTGACGGCGTACCACTTCAGTCCGTGGATCGCCGTCGCGGTCGTCGTGCTGATGTTCACCGTGGTGGCCTCGTACCGGCAGAACGTGCACGCCTACCCCAGCGGCGGCGGCGACTACGAGGTGGCGAACACCAACCTCGGCCCCAAGGCCGGCCTGACGGTCGCCAGCGCGCTGCTCGTCGACTACGTCCTCACCGTCGCGGTGTCGATCTCCTCCGGCATCGAGAACCTCGGCTCCGCGATCCCGTTCGTCGTCGAGCACAAGGTGCTCTGCGCGATCGGCGTGATCGTGCTGCTGACCCTGATGAACCTGCGCGGGGTGAAGGAGTCGGGCTCGCTGTTCGCGATCCCGACGTACATCTTCGTCGCGGGTGTCTTCACCATGATCGCCTGGGGCGCCTTCCGCGGCCTGGTCCTGGACGACACCATGCGGGCCCCGACAGCGGACTACGCCATCAAGCCCGAGCACGGAGGCCTGGCCGGCTTCGCCCTGGTCTTCCTGCTGCTGCGCGCCTTCTCCTCCGGCTGCGCCGCCCTCACCGGTGTCGAGGCGATCTCCAACGGCGTCCCGGCCTTCCGCAAGCCCAAGTCGAAGAACGCCGCGACCACCCTGGCGGCGATGGGCCTGCTGGCCGTCACCATGTTCTGCGGCATCATCGCGCTGGCTGCAGCGACCGACGTCCGCATGGCCGAGAACCCCGCCGAGGACCTCATCCACAACGGTGTCCCGCTCGGCCCGGACTACGTCCAGAACCCGGTGATCTCCCAGGTGGCCGAGGCCGTGTTCGGCAAGGGCAGCTTCCTGTTCATCATCCTGGCCGCGGCCACCGCGCTGGTGCTGTTCCTCGCCGCCAACACCGCCTACAACGGCTTCCCGCTGCTCGGCTCGATCCTCGCCCAGGACCGTTACCTGCCGCGCCAGCTGCACACCCGCGGCGACCGCCTGGCCTTCTCCAACGGCATCGTGCTCCTCGCCGGCGCCGCCGGACTGCTGGTGGGAATCTACGGGGCCGACTCGACGCGCCTGATCCAGCTGTACATCGTCGGCGTGTTCGTGTCCTTCACGCTCAGCCAGACCGGCATGGTCCGGCACTGGAACCGCCACCTGGCCGCGGAGAAGGACCAGGCCAAGCGCCGCCACATGATCCGCTCCCGTGCCATCAACGCCTTCGGCGCCTTCTTCACCGGTCTGGTGCTGGTCGTCGTCCTCCTCACCAAGTTCACCCACGGCGCCTGGGTCGCGCTCCTCGGCATGGTGATCTTCTACGCGACGATGACGGCCATCCGGAAGCACTACGACCGGGTCGCCGCGGAGATCGCCGCCCCCGAGGGCCCGAGCGACGACCTGGTACGGCCCTCGCGGGTGCACTCGGTCGTGCTGATCTCCAAGATCCACCGCCCGGCGCTGCGCGCCCTGGCCTACGCCAAACTGATGCGCTCGGACTCGCTGGAGGCGCTGAGCGTCAACGTCGACCCGGCGGAGATCAAGGCCCTGCGCGAGGAGTGGGAGCGGCGCGGCATCGACGTACCGCTGAAGATCCTGGACTCGCCCTACCGCGAGATCACCCGGCCGATCATCGAGTACGTCAAGAGCCTGCGCAAGGAATCACCGCGCGACGCGGTGTCCGTGATCATCCCCGAGTACGTCGTCGGCCACTGGTACGAGCACCTGCTGCACAATCAGAGCGCCCTGCGGCTGAAGGGCCGGCTGCTGTTCACGCCCGGGATCATGGTGACCTCGGTGCCGTACCAGCTGCAGTCCTCCGAAGCGGCCAAGCGGCGGGCCCGCAGGCAGCAGGACTGGAACGCGCCGGGGTCGGTGCGGCGGGGGCCCGCGCAGGTGCGGTCGAAGGAGTCCTCCGAGCCCAAGAGCTGA
- a CDS encoding class I SAM-dependent RNA methyltransferase, producing MQAEPRKSLVGEEYEVEVGPVAHGGHCIARTSEGQVLFVRHALPGERVVARVTEGEEGARFLRADAVTVLDASKDRIDEPCPFAGPGRCGGCDWQHAKPGAQRRLKADVIAEQLQHLAGLTPEEAGWDGTVLPAEGDKVPAGQVPAWRTRVQYAVTADGRAGLRRHRSHEVEPIDHCMIAAEGVSELGIEKRAWTGMDSVEAIAATGSQDRQVILTPKPGARLPLVELDRPVSVLRVDERSGGVHRVHGRPFVRERADGRTHRVGNGGFWQVHPKAADTLVTAVMQGLLPRKGDMALDLYCGVGLFAGALADRVGDQGAVLGIESGKRAVEDARHNLAEFDRVRIEQGKVESVLPRTGIEEVDLIVLDPPRAGAGRKTVEHLASLGARRIAYVACDPAALARDLGYFRDGGYRVRTLRAFDLFPMTSHVECVAILEPAGKRP from the coding sequence ATGCAGGCAGAACCGAGGAAGTCGCTGGTGGGGGAGGAGTACGAGGTCGAGGTAGGCCCCGTCGCCCACGGCGGTCACTGCATCGCCCGTACGTCCGAGGGGCAGGTGCTGTTCGTCCGGCACGCGCTGCCCGGCGAGCGGGTCGTGGCGCGGGTGACGGAGGGCGAGGAGGGCGCGCGGTTCCTGCGCGCCGACGCCGTGACCGTGCTCGACGCCTCCAAGGACCGGATCGACGAGCCCTGCCCGTTCGCCGGCCCCGGCCGCTGCGGCGGGTGTGACTGGCAGCACGCCAAGCCCGGCGCGCAGCGGCGCCTGAAGGCCGACGTCATCGCCGAACAGCTCCAGCATCTCGCCGGGCTCACCCCGGAGGAGGCCGGCTGGGACGGCACGGTGCTGCCCGCCGAGGGCGACAAGGTGCCCGCGGGCCAGGTCCCCGCGTGGCGCACCCGCGTCCAGTACGCCGTCACCGCCGACGGCCGGGCGGGTCTGCGCCGGCACCGTTCGCACGAGGTGGAGCCGATCGACCACTGCATGATCGCCGCGGAGGGCGTCAGCGAGCTGGGCATCGAGAAGCGGGCCTGGACGGGTATGGACTCCGTCGAGGCGATCGCGGCCACGGGATCCCAGGACCGCCAGGTGATCCTCACGCCCAAGCCGGGCGCACGCCTCCCGCTGGTCGAACTCGACCGCCCGGTCTCCGTCCTGCGTGTGGACGAGCGCTCCGGCGGTGTCCACCGCGTCCACGGCCGCCCCTTCGTCCGTGAACGGGCCGACGGCCGTACGCACCGCGTCGGCAACGGCGGCTTCTGGCAGGTCCACCCGAAGGCCGCGGACACCCTGGTGACCGCGGTCATGCAGGGCCTGCTGCCGCGCAAGGGCGACATGGCCCTCGACCTGTACTGCGGCGTCGGCCTCTTCGCCGGAGCCCTCGCCGACCGCGTCGGCGACCAGGGAGCGGTCCTCGGCATCGAGTCCGGCAAGCGGGCGGTGGAGGACGCGCGGCACAACCTCGCCGAGTTCGACCGCGTCCGCATCGAACAGGGCAAGGTCGAGAGCGTGTTGCCGCGCACGGGCATCGAGGAGGTCGACCTGATCGTCCTCGACCCGCCGCGGGCGGGCGCGGGCCGCAAGACGGTGGAACATCTGGCCTCGCTCGGGGCCCGGCGGATCGCGTACGTGGCGTGCGATCCGGCTGCGCTGGCCCGGGACTTGGGGTACTTCCGGGATGGGGGGTACCGGGTGCGGACGCTTCGGGCGTTCGATCTGTTTCCGATGACGTCGCACGTGGAGTGCGTGGCGATTCTCGAACCTGCGGGCAAGAGGCCCTGA
- a CDS encoding sensor histidine kinase, with protein sequence MARGKLRIHLGAAPGVGKTYAMLSEAHRRVGRGTDCVVGFVEYHGRPRTEVMLHGLEQVPRRELEYRGGVFPEMDLDAVLARRPEVALVDELAHTNVPGSRNAKRWQDVEELLAAGIDVVSTVNIQHLESLGDVVESITGVRQQETVPDEVVRRADQVELVDMTPEALRRRMAHGNIYQPDKVDAALSNYFRPGNLTALRELALLWVADRVDAHLTRYRSEHRVSAIWGSRERIVVGLTGGPEGRTLIRRGARLAEKGAGGEVLAVYISRSDGLTSASPKELAQQRTLVEDLGGTFHHVVGDDIPAALLAFARGANATQIVLGSSRRKTWQYVFGPGVGATVARESGPDLDVHIVTHDEVAKGRGLPVARGARLGRSRRVWGWITGVAGPPLLAVLLNTVDLGLANDMLLFLALTVAAALLGGLLPALASAAVGSLLLNYFYTPPLHRWTIADPKNIVAIVIFVAVGVAVASVVDVAARRTHQAARLRAESEILAFLAGNVLRGETGLEDLLERVRETFGMESAALLERAGDVEPWTCAGRAGRGRPVERPDQADVDIPVGDHMALALTGRVLPAEDRRVLAAFAAQAAVVLDRRRLREEADRARTLAEANRIRTALLAAVSHDLRTPLAGIKAAVTSLRSEDVEWSEEDRAELLEGIEEGADRLDHLVGNLLDMSRLQTGTVTPLIREIDLDEVVPMALGGVPEGSAGLDVPETLPMVAVDPGLLERAVANLVENAVKYSPPGAPVLVAASALADRVEVRVVDRGPGVPDEAKERIFEPFQRHGDAPRGAGVGLGLAVARGFAEAMGGTLNAEDTPGGGLTMVLTLRAAGTRPELHPAAEPERQAS encoded by the coding sequence ATGGCACGCGGCAAGCTTCGGATCCACCTGGGCGCGGCACCGGGCGTCGGCAAGACGTACGCGATGCTGTCCGAGGCGCACCGCCGCGTCGGGCGGGGCACGGACTGCGTCGTGGGCTTCGTCGAATACCACGGACGGCCCCGCACCGAGGTGATGCTGCACGGGCTGGAGCAGGTGCCGCGCCGGGAGCTGGAGTACCGCGGCGGCGTCTTTCCCGAGATGGACCTCGACGCCGTCCTCGCCCGCCGCCCCGAGGTCGCCCTGGTGGACGAACTCGCCCACACGAACGTCCCCGGGTCCCGCAATGCCAAGCGCTGGCAGGACGTGGAGGAACTGCTCGCCGCCGGCATCGACGTGGTCTCGACCGTCAACATCCAGCACCTGGAGTCCCTCGGCGACGTCGTCGAGTCGATCACCGGGGTGCGGCAGCAGGAGACCGTGCCGGACGAGGTGGTGCGCCGGGCCGACCAGGTCGAGCTGGTCGACATGACGCCCGAGGCGCTGCGGCGGCGGATGGCGCACGGCAACATCTACCAGCCCGACAAGGTCGACGCCGCCCTGTCGAACTACTTCCGCCCCGGCAACCTGACGGCCCTGCGCGAGCTGGCGCTGCTGTGGGTGGCCGACCGGGTCGACGCCCACCTCACCCGGTATCGCAGCGAGCACCGGGTGTCGGCGATCTGGGGCTCGCGCGAGCGGATCGTCGTCGGCCTGACCGGCGGGCCCGAGGGCCGCACGCTGATCCGCCGGGGCGCCCGGCTGGCCGAGAAGGGCGCCGGTGGCGAGGTGCTGGCCGTCTACATATCCCGCAGCGACGGGCTGACCTCGGCCTCGCCCAAGGAACTGGCGCAGCAGCGGACCCTGGTCGAGGATCTCGGCGGAACGTTCCACCACGTCGTGGGCGACGACATACCCGCCGCACTGCTCGCCTTCGCCCGCGGCGCGAACGCCACTCAGATCGTGCTGGGCTCCTCGCGCCGCAAGACGTGGCAGTACGTCTTCGGCCCCGGCGTCGGAGCGACGGTCGCCCGGGAGTCCGGGCCCGACCTCGACGTGCACATCGTCACCCACGACGAGGTCGCCAAGGGACGCGGACTGCCGGTGGCCCGGGGCGCGCGTCTCGGGCGCTCCCGGCGGGTGTGGGGCTGGATCACCGGTGTCGCGGGGCCGCCGCTGCTCGCCGTGCTCCTCAACACCGTCGACCTCGGCCTCGCCAACGACATGCTGCTGTTCCTGGCGCTGACGGTGGCGGCGGCCCTGCTCGGCGGGCTGCTGCCCGCCCTGGCCTCGGCCGCGGTGGGTTCCCTGCTGCTGAACTACTTCTACACACCACCGCTGCACCGGTGGACCATCGCCGACCCGAAGAACATCGTCGCCATCGTGATCTTCGTGGCGGTCGGAGTGGCGGTGGCCTCCGTGGTCGACGTCGCCGCCCGCCGGACCCACCAGGCGGCCCGGCTGCGCGCCGAGTCGGAGATCCTGGCCTTCCTCGCCGGCAACGTGCTGCGCGGCGAGACCGGCCTGGAGGACCTGCTGGAGCGGGTCCGGGAGACCTTCGGCATGGAGTCCGCGGCCCTGCTGGAACGGGCCGGTGACGTCGAGCCGTGGACCTGCGCCGGACGCGCCGGCCGGGGGCGTCCCGTCGAGCGTCCCGACCAGGCGGACGTGGACATACCCGTCGGAGACCACATGGCCCTGGCCCTGACCGGCCGCGTGCTGCCAGCCGAGGACCGCCGGGTGCTGGCCGCCTTCGCCGCCCAGGCCGCCGTCGTCCTGGACCGCCGCCGGCTCCGGGAGGAGGCCGACCGGGCCCGCACGCTCGCCGAGGCCAACCGCATCCGTACGGCCCTGCTCGCCGCCGTCAGCCACGATCTGCGAACGCCGCTCGCCGGTATCAAGGCGGCCGTGACCTCCCTGCGCTCCGAGGACGTCGAGTGGTCCGAGGAGGACCGCGCGGAGCTGTTGGAGGGCATCGAGGAGGGCGCCGACCGCCTCGACCACCTCGTCGGGAACCTCCTCGACATGTCCCGGCTCCAGACCGGCACCGTCACCCCGCTGATCCGCGAGATCGACCTCGACGAGGTGGTGCCGATGGCGCTCGGCGGCGTCCCCGAGGGCAGCGCCGGCCTGGACGTGCCCGAGACGCTGCCCATGGTCGCCGTCGACCCCGGGCTGCTGGAGCGGGCGGTGGCCAACCTCGTCGAGAACGCCGTGAAGTACAGTCCGCCCGGCGCGCCCGTGCTGGTCGCCGCCAGCGCGCTGGCCGACCGGGTCGAGGTGCGGGTGGTCGACCGGGGGCCGGGCGTCCCCGACGAGGCCAAGGAGCGCATCTTCGAGCCCTTCCAGCGCCATGGCGACGCCCCGCGCGGCGCGGGCGTGGGCCTGGGGCTCGCGGTGGCGCGCGGCTTCGCCGAGGCCATGGGCGGCACCCTGAACGCCGAGGACACCCCCGGCGGCGGGCTCACCATGGTGCTCACGCTCCGCGCGGCGGGAACGCGCCCGGAGCTCCACCCCGCGGCAGAACCGGAAAGGCAGGCCTCATGA
- a CDS encoding potassium channel family protein, producing MHIVIMGCGRVGSALAQNLEQQGHTVAVIDQDPTAFRRLGSSFGGRRVTGVGFDQDTLREAGIEEAGAFAAVSSGDNSNIIAARVAREMFGIENVAARIYDPRRAEVYQRLGIPTVATVRWTADQMLRRLLPSGAEPLWRDPTGGVQLAEVHTSTAWVGHKISRMQEETGVRVAFLTRLGEAVLPTSQTVLQEGDLVHVMMHTDEVDKIEAAFAKGPEEEGGH from the coding sequence ATGCATATTGTCATCATGGGGTGCGGAAGGGTGGGTTCCGCACTGGCCCAGAACCTGGAGCAACAGGGGCACACGGTCGCCGTGATCGACCAGGACCCCACCGCCTTCCGCCGGCTGGGCTCCTCGTTCGGCGGCCGCCGGGTCACCGGTGTCGGCTTCGACCAGGACACCCTGCGCGAGGCGGGCATCGAGGAGGCCGGCGCGTTCGCCGCCGTCTCCAGCGGTGACAACTCCAACATCATCGCCGCGCGCGTGGCCCGTGAGATGTTCGGCATCGAGAACGTCGCCGCCCGCATCTACGACCCGCGCCGCGCGGAGGTCTACCAGCGCCTGGGCATCCCCACCGTCGCGACGGTCCGCTGGACGGCCGACCAGATGCTGCGCCGTCTGCTCCCCTCCGGCGCCGAGCCGCTGTGGCGCGACCCCACCGGCGGCGTCCAGCTCGCCGAGGTGCACACCTCCACCGCCTGGGTCGGCCACAAGATCAGCCGGATGCAGGAGGAGACGGGCGTGCGCGTCGCGTTCCTGACCCGGCTCGGCGAGGCGGTCCTGCCCACCTCGCAGACCGTGCTGCAGGAGGGCGACCTGGTGCACGTGATGATGCACACCGACGAGGTCGACAAGATCGAGGCGGCGTTCGCCAAGGGTCCCGAAGAGGAGGGCGGTCACTGA
- a CDS encoding PfkB family carbohydrate kinase → MSTEIDVLVLGGAGVDTIVHVPELPVPFADSHMVRPGIVTRAGQSGDFVALGTTALGLRTHHLDLLGDDPEGDLVRALHREHGIGLTAVPQPLGTKRAVNLVGPDGRRSSLYDATRAADTDRLPEDTVRALATVSRHAHVVITQPCAHALPALREAGLTISTDLHDWDGSNPYHEPFAHQADLVFLSSAALTDPERTMRRITERGRARVVVATAGADGAYLLADGELTHVPAAAPPAPVVDSNGAGDAFAAAFLHAWLDGTPPRRSALHGTVAGAYACTIPSTRAAAIGPEELRAGVAELERPLPVLPATPSAPPATRPCGG, encoded by the coding sequence ATGAGTACCGAGATCGACGTCCTCGTGCTGGGCGGCGCGGGTGTGGACACGATCGTGCACGTGCCCGAGCTGCCCGTGCCGTTCGCCGACAGCCACATGGTCCGGCCCGGGATCGTGACCCGCGCGGGCCAGAGCGGCGACTTCGTGGCTCTCGGGACGACCGCGCTGGGCCTGCGCACACACCACCTCGACCTCCTCGGCGACGACCCCGAGGGCGACCTCGTCCGCGCGCTGCACCGGGAGCACGGCATCGGGCTCACCGCCGTCCCGCAGCCCCTCGGCACCAAACGCGCGGTCAACCTCGTCGGCCCCGACGGCAGGCGGTCGTCCCTCTACGACGCCACCCGGGCCGCCGACACCGACCGGCTGCCCGAGGACACGGTCCGCGCACTCGCGACCGTCAGCCGGCACGCCCACGTCGTCATCACCCAGCCGTGCGCCCACGCGCTGCCCGCCCTGCGCGAGGCGGGCCTCACGATCTCCACCGACCTGCACGACTGGGACGGCTCCAACCCCTACCACGAGCCCTTCGCCCACCAGGCCGACCTGGTCTTCCTGTCCAGCGCGGCCCTGACCGACCCGGAGCGGACCATGCGGCGGATCACCGAGCGGGGCCGGGCCCGCGTCGTCGTCGCCACCGCAGGGGCGGACGGGGCGTACCTGCTGGCCGACGGGGAGCTCACCCACGTACCCGCCGCCGCGCCCCCGGCGCCGGTCGTCGACTCCAACGGCGCGGGCGACGCCTTCGCCGCCGCGTTCCTCCACGCCTGGCTGGACGGCACCCCGCCCCGCCGCAGCGCCCTGCACGGCACCGTGGCCGGCGCCTACGCCTGCACGATCCCGTCGACCCGGGCCGCCGCCATCGGACCCGAGGAGCTCCGCGCGGGGGTGGCGGAACTGGAGCGGCCCCTCCCCGTGCTCCCGGCGACTCCTAGCGCACCCCCTGCGACACGTCCTTGCGGCGGCTGA
- a CDS encoding potassium channel family protein, translating to MRVAIAGAGAVGRSIAGELLENGHEVLLIDKAPTAISVERVPQAEWLLADACEITSLDEAALQRCNVVIAATGDDKVNLVVSLLAKTEYGVPRVVARVNNPKNEWLFNESWGVDVAVSTPRLMSALVEEAVSVGDLVRLLRFSHGDANLVELTLPEESALAGTQVGDVEWPQDTSLVTIIRGNRVLTPSREDSLEAGDELLFVAAQAREEQLEDLLSVRRNAAG from the coding sequence ATGAGGGTCGCCATTGCCGGAGCCGGCGCCGTCGGCCGCTCGATCGCGGGCGAACTGCTGGAGAACGGCCACGAGGTCCTGCTGATCGACAAGGCGCCGACCGCCATCTCGGTCGAACGCGTCCCGCAGGCCGAATGGCTGCTCGCCGACGCCTGCGAGATCACCTCCCTGGACGAGGCGGCGCTCCAGCGCTGCAACGTCGTGATCGCCGCGACCGGCGACGACAAGGTGAACCTGGTCGTGTCCTTGCTGGCGAAGACGGAGTACGGCGTCCCGCGTGTCGTCGCCCGGGTGAACAATCCCAAGAACGAGTGGTTGTTCAACGAGTCCTGGGGCGTGGACGTGGCCGTCTCCACACCGCGTCTGATGTCGGCCCTGGTCGAAGAAGCGGTGAGCGTGGGCGACCTGGTCCGCCTGCTCCGCTTCAGCCACGGCGACGCCAACCTGGTCGAGCTGACCCTGCCGGAGGAGTCGGCCCTGGCCGGCACACAGGTCGGCGACGTCGAGTGGCCGCAGGACACGTCCCTGGTGACGATCATCCGCGGCAACCGCGTCCTGACTCCCTCCCGGGAGGACTCGCTCGAGGCCGGCGACGAACTCCTCTTCGTGGCCGCCCAGGCCCGTGAGGAACAGCTGGAGGACCTGCTGTCGGTGCGGCGCAACGCGGCGGGCTGA
- a CDS encoding DUF3159 domain-containing protein, whose product MTSLDKPTEETSADDARAVTEAALFEAFGGVRGMVETVVPGLLFVTIYTINKDLHLSAIAALAVSLVLVVVRLVMKDTVKHAFSGVFGVAFGVVFAMMTGNAKDFYLPGMLYTLGLGLAYIITTLCGVPLIGLILGPVFKENLSWRTRNPGRKKAYAKASYAWGAILLAKCAILFPLYWWADTTQLGWVLVALKIPPFLLAVYLTWVFLAKAPAPIDVFAEMEAEEKAAEERDRQAAAARSAEQ is encoded by the coding sequence GTGACGTCGCTCGACAAGCCGACCGAAGAGACATCTGCGGACGACGCCCGGGCGGTGACCGAGGCCGCCCTGTTCGAGGCGTTCGGCGGCGTGCGGGGCATGGTGGAGACGGTGGTTCCCGGTCTCCTCTTCGTCACGATCTACACGATCAACAAGGACCTGCACCTGTCGGCGATCGCGGCGCTGGCCGTGTCGCTGGTGCTGGTCGTGGTCCGGCTGGTGATGAAGGACACCGTCAAGCACGCGTTCAGCGGTGTCTTCGGCGTGGCCTTCGGTGTCGTCTTCGCGATGATGACCGGCAATGCCAAGGACTTCTACCTGCCCGGCATGCTCTACACGCTGGGGCTGGGCCTCGCCTACATCATCACCACCCTGTGCGGCGTGCCGCTGATCGGGCTGATCCTCGGCCCGGTCTTCAAGGAGAACCTCTCCTGGCGCACCCGGAACCCGGGCCGCAAGAAGGCGTACGCGAAGGCCAGCTACGCGTGGGGCGCGATCCTGCTCGCCAAGTGCGCGATCCTCTTCCCGCTGTACTGGTGGGCCGACACCACGCAGCTGGGCTGGGTCCTGGTCGCCCTGAAGATCCCGCCGTTCCTGCTCGCGGTGTACCTGACGTGGGTGTTCCTGGCGAAGGCGCCCGCGCCGATCGACGTGTTCGCGGAGATGGAGGCGGAGGAGAAGGCGGCCGAGGAGCGGGACCGGCAGGCCGCCGCCGCCCGGTCCGCCGAGCAGTGA